Part of the Anoplopoma fimbria isolate UVic2021 breed Golden Eagle Sablefish chromosome 4, Afim_UVic_2022, whole genome shotgun sequence genome, ccgCTTTATGGAGATGATCTGCAGGAGGAAGGcgaggacgaagaggaggacggaggacagCATGTGTATGACACTTGGGCTGATTatgtggatgatgatgaggatgatgatgatgaggatggagaAGTGGAGGGGAAGGAGTGGGGGAGAGTGGAGGACGATGACAAGTGACTCAGTCCACCTGTTCCTACATGACAACTCAGCAAAATCTCTCAACTGACTTTCAAAGGACTAAAAAGTTAAGAAAAGACTTGAGAGATTTGATATTTTGGTACCTACCTGAACGCAACACTGCCTTCACTTTGGTACCGCGTTGCCTTGTCCCCAGACTGCTGGACTCACAGTGGGGATGTGTACTGGTGCTAAGGCTGGAGAACTGACTCAGTCCGTCTCTTTATACTTATGTCGATATGTTTGTGTCTGGTGCTGttatgttcttttgtttgttctttcaacattgtttacatattttggcctttttttaatgtttggaaTATAAGAAAAAGGTGAGAAGTTTAACCTGACCAAACTGTCATCATAAGGGCATCTTATGTTACTGTCACTGTCTTAACCTTGTAGTTCTAATTACAAGAGTGATCAAAATGGAGTTTTCACTGGTCCATGTTACAGTCGGGCACAACAATGCCTGCTTGGTGCTTCTGAGGAATGCAAAAATAAACCCACTGGAGTCATCAAGACTTTAGATGATTCTTCTCACTACAAAAACAGCCTGTTCATTCTGTGTTTTACAGTTTCTATCAACAGTTGGGTCAGATATCAGAGAAATAAAGTAACGTCATGACATTCTACATCTTCTAAATTAATCACAGATATAACTAACACTTGTTTTGCATCCATCACTTCGGTCCCATTCACTAGGTTagaaaattaaatcaaagtacATATCCCCTTGGTATCTGGTATTTTGTTCCCTTACAGTCACATCTGGCAAACACATCTTTTCTCAAAGAATCAAGTCAATATATCACAacactgtatttatgtttgCCAATGCAACCTCACAGTTTTTGTCAGTGTACATGTTAGATAGATAAGCAAGCAAAATCAGCAGTCAGCACAGGGAATTAAAGAACTGCAGGTATTAACTTCTAAATTTCCTCTACAAGTTGTGTCTTCAAGGGCTCAAATGTTCACATTAAGTATGGCACACTATTGATAACTGTGACTTGGAGTTAGGCGTCATCCTACAATATATTTTCTCCTGTTCACCCGCATTTCATGGTTTACCATCATAAACCTTGCACCAGTCTGGGGAGACTGTTAATGAAGGAAatagagataataataataataataataataataataataagccaCTATTGATAAGGAGCAGTTCTTAATGTTGACTGTTTCTATTTATCAGTCATGGTCAGAGTTATCTCTCAAGGGATCCCTGGGAAAGTGAGCTGCTGAGCTCTATTAACCCTTTGTTCCTCAGTGTCTGCACaatgaaaatgtcttcaaacaaaaacaaggaagtCTAATTCCTTGTTGCACGCTTTCCACTGCtggtaataagataagataagataagataatcctttattagtcccgcagcggggaaatttgcagaattTAATAATCCAGCAGGGCAAAGTGCGCTTGTTAGTTTTTGtttgaagacattttcatttacagtttctgcacctttttttgcaaatgccTTAATCAATGTATGTAATTAAATTATTGCACAGCAAATGAAGCCAAGCGGTATTATAGCACAGACAAAGTCAACACTTTGCAGACACTGTGAGGAACAAAGGGTTAATAGATCTCTGCCTCCAATTTACTTTTGTGAATGACAGTCATTTAAATTTGACAAATTCACAAAAGTGTTGTGAACAAATCCAATAACATCTAAATATTGtaccacacagaaacaacaggGTCGAGGTGCTGAATCTTAGCGAACAATGGCACAAAGCGTCCACTTGGCGTCGCTCTTTCCAGCGGTGACTTtttaaacaccacagaagaagagaggacgTGACGTAGCTGCAGTTGCTGTAAAATGGCGTCGGTCGTGTGTTAGTCGAAAAACACAACGGAAGagttaaaacacagagaaaagcaCTACAACATTATCTACCACTGTGTCATTTGTTGGACCTTAACAAGGTGAGAAAGTTACTCGTTGAATAAACCAATAACAGAACAGATAGAGTGAAATACGTGCACTCACATGGGAGTATATATTAATGCACATGAATGTTTCTATTACACACACAGGTTCAGCCATGGCGGAGGAGAGTACGGTGGCCTCGGAGGGCATCGTGGGCCTCGATGAGCCCAAGAAGATGACCAGGGAGGactggaggaagaagaaggagctggaggagcagaggaagctGGGAAACGCTCCAGCTGAGGTGGACGAGGAGGGGAAGTGAGTTCACGTCTGCAGCTCAGCTGGATGTCTGAGAGGACTGGCTGGCATTGCAAAGCGACATGATACAACTTCAACAAAAGTTCACTCAGAAATGACTCATGTGCACTTCCATAGATAAAAACACTAACAAAAATAAGCAGTGGTCGACGTCAGTGGTGCAGATTCTGAGATATTCTGACTTGATTTCCTAATTTGTGTTAAAGGCCTAAAACACTGGGTAGatactgttttcatttcagagtATATTGTCTTAGCTCTTACATggtaaatgtcacatttatgtCCTATTggatttatattaataacagtTTCTGACTTAAATCAATACTGTTCTCATCTGAATAACACAAGCACAACATGgaactgctttaaaaaaagaaaaaaagcgatacattacattacagtcatttagcagacgcttttatccaaagcgacttacaataagtgtagggcgacttacaataagtgtattcaacataggtattcaagagaactactagtcaccagaagtcataagtgcatctcctttcttaaacaagcatctaagagcataaaccagagcgaaagtacagaaacaaactaataagaatacaataagtgcaacaaactaatacgaatgcaataagtgcaacaaaccaataggaatacaataagtgctaagtggaaggctcagggtagtacttcttgaagaggtgagttttcagcctgcaccGAAAGTCTCTTATTTTGTCTAGAAATTGTTCTATATTTCAATGCACAATGTTTTTGACCCTCACACAACCAACTCTGGTGTGAAAGCCCACAAGACCCTGGTTTgtaacagacttttttttttcaagtttgaaGTCTCCAAGCGGAGGCTGAGATAATCCTAACATTATTTCCTCAGACAAAGCCACAGAAGAAATTACACAACCAGTcacttttattgaaataatttcaATGAAGCTGCTGTTATATTAATGTGACCCACTCATGctgcttcctcttttcttcaggGACATAAACCCTCACATCCCACAGTATATTTCATCGGTGCCATGGTACATCGACCCGTCCAAAAGGCCCACACTAAAGCATCAGAGACCACAGGATGAAACTGAAGCGCCATATTCAAGTGTTGGAGAGTGGTACAAGAGAGGAGTGCAAGAGGTGAGGAGGAATCAACGAGTTACTTTCATGCAGTCGTTACAAAAAGCACTTCAAAGTTAaagctcttttttcccccaaacagAATGCTGTCACCACTAAGTTTCGTAAGGGGGCTTGTGAGAACTGTGGTGCCATAACTCACAAGAAGAAGGACTGCTTGGAGGTAAAATTGATAACTCATCTTTCATCTTCCATAAGAGATGAGCTTTCCCTCATTTCCAATACTGtgcattaaaataatgttatatcTGGCATAAATGAAGTTAACCTGACCTTCCCTTTTGTCTCATCAGCGACCCAGAAGAGTTGGGGCGAGGTTCACGGGTACCAGCATAGCCCCAGATGAACACAGTCAGGTACAGCTTGACTTGGACTATGATGGGAAGCGAGATCGCTGGAATGGGTATAACCCTGAGGACCACCATCGCATCGTGGAAGAATACGCCAAAGTAGATCTGGTAAGCAGTAGTGAATAAAGCTTGGTTTATTTGGTTTGTTGAGTCAAAGGAAAAACCAACTTTGCTGGCACCATATAATCTCTGCCAGTATGAACAAAGTCATTATAACGTGTCGAGTAAATTGTTGTTATTGTCGTCTACTTTTCCGTCACCACGTGAATCagactttgtatttatttctgcctCTCAGGCCAAAAGGACATTGAAAGCACAGAAGCTTCAGGATGAGTTGGCCTCTGGAAAATTGGATCAAGTAAGTGTTCGGTCAAGATCATAACAAATATGAATTACACTGTTGTCTACTTTATGAGATAAAACTGAGTCTCTTCTCTAGAAGACTTACTTTAAATTCTTTTAATCATTTCTCTACAGGAGCGGGAACACGACAgcgaggatgaggatgaagataaATATGCAGATGACATCGACATGCCGGGTCAGAACTTTGACTCCAAGAGACGAATCACTGTTAGGAATCTGCGTATCAGAGAAGACACAGCTAAAGTAAGAGACACATCTGGAAACACAGTTAAACTGCTTAATGCTGAACACCTTTATTTATCTGTCTCTGAAATGATACTCAGACTACGTTTGGTTGCCTCTAAGGTTCGCTGTGAAAGCTGTTGATTTAAGTGGGAGGTGACTGTTACTTAAACAATTCCTCATTTCTGTTTCTTACAGTACCTGAGGAATTTGGATCCAAATTCAGCATATTATGATCCAAAGACTCGAGCTATGCGAGAGAACCCGTACTCCAACACCGGCATGAATCCCGATGAGTaagttgttgttattgtatttCCCGATAGCTCAAACATTGTGACTGGCctacattgaaatgtttttgttaactgTTTTGTCTGACAGGGTGGGGTATGCTGGAGACAATTTTGCTCGCTATAGTGGGGCCACCATCACCATGGCTCAAACACAGTGTAAGTCACCAAGATATTTTCCATCTCTTTTCAGCCCATCACAACCTCCACTCTAAGTTTTGTAATTTCCTGATATTGCAAAATCAGAGTAATAGTAGTAAAAGgcttttttgtttctgtaattATACTTTTACTACTGCAGTGATAAGAGAATATAGTTTCTGCAGGGATTATTGGTACATCCGTGACGTAAAAGCACTGGTGGCATTAAATCCCCTGctattgaataaataatgtgttCTCTAGCAAAGGGGCATTTTCACACTGCAAGTTTGAATGTGCTTCAAAGACAAGACAATTGGTTGCAGTTGTCACATTTGAGAAGGAAAGTAGTCTCAAGAAGATTTCActactcattttctttttttaatttacatcttTGCCACCAGTGTGCAACTATTTTCCTTTACCTGTTCGTTCACTGTGGTCAGCGCCTCTTCAACATTGGCGTGTTTTCCCCCCCTCTAATGCTTTAGTCACATTGCCTCCAAAACGGATTAGAGTGAGATCAAGAAAGGAAATATTGCAACGACTTTAAGATTAAAGGCTACAGTGTTATCTCAGGTTAAGCCTGCTCCAACCTGTGGttacttattttacattgttaaaGGTAAATCCTGTAATTACTTTAATCAGCAGCAGCCTGTAGTCACATGGCCTTAACTTGCAGTCACAGACACAACTAAATTAAACCATTTTACTATCAAAGTACCCATAGTGTTTGCATGTTACTGAAATCAAAAAATCCAGACTGTAAATGTTATGGGAATTATATTCCCGGCCAAAGCATGTCTACTGTTCTGATAAATACCGTGAAAGAAATAAGATGAGACATCAAAGGCAGCATTGATCAcagtttattaataaatacattctttGCTTTCACACACCAGATagaccccacacacacacacacacacacacacacacactcactcactcactcactcactcactcactcactcactcactcactcactcactcactcactcactcactcactctacATTCCCTCTCAAACAGGTTCTGTAAGATGTAAATAATCACCAATGCTTCAACTGTTCCCCTTTTGACAGTGTTTGCCTGGGAGGCCTATGAGAGAGGCTCTGAGGTGCATCTGCAAGCCGACCCCACCAAACTTGAGCTGCTCCATCGGTCCTTCAAAGTCAAGAAGGAAGActtcaaagagaaacagagggacgGCATTCTAGAGAAGGTAAACAGCTGAGCAACAGGCCCACTGTGCTGTAATTGTGTACTTTGTTGTGATGATTAAGCGGACATTGTACTTCTTTGTGTTGAttaagttttcttttgaaatgtgaacCAACTAAAGTGTGTTTGGGAATGGTTTTGAGATAGAAACAATTAGATTTTGGGTTGTGAATTGTGTTAACAATAATACCTTCAAGCCTTAAATTACGCTGCGGTATCTTTCAGCCCAAACATCTGTATAGGGGCTTAAGTATTCATTCTGGGTGAAAACTTCACAGatgtttctgcttttttgtGTGACAATCAGTATGGAGGCGAAGAGCACTTGGACGCTCCGCCTCGGGAGCTGCTCCTGGCCCAGACAGAAGACTACGTGGAGTACTCTCGTCACGGTGCTGTACTGAAGGGACTTGAGAAGGCCGTGGCTCGCTCCAAGTATGAAGAGGACGTGATCATCAATAACCACAATGTGAGGACGGAAGAACACgctgttgaaagaaaatatctTGCCATATTTTTGtcccattttgtttgtttgtattctaAAACAAATCTCTTGTTTAGTGTATTTGGGGCTCCTTCTGGAAGGATGGCTTCTGGGGATACAAGTGTTGTCACTCCATGGTCAAACAGAGTTACTGCACAGGAGAGAGTGGAATTGGAATTGTAAGTAGATGCATTACAAGTGTTAATAGATTTGGTTTTATACACAggctttgttttgttacttaCATTCTGTTTTTCGTTGTCTTCGTAACCTGAAGAACAACTCAGACTGTGTTCCATTCGATGAGGGACTGACGGAGATACAGGAGGAAGAGCAGCCCAAGACTCTGCTGGAAGTAAGTGACGCCGGAGAGATAATATTGTCGTTAAtgatcatgtttgtgtttttattgtcagttTTAATGTAGATTGTTAACGTAGAATGTTAATTGTGTCGATGTTTCTAAACCACAGATGCATCGAGATAAGAtgatgaaagagaagaagaagaagaaaaataagaaaaacaagaacaagaagcACGGCTCTGACAGCAGCGAttcagaggatgaagagaagaagaaggagaagctGAGAAAGGtagttatattttgtgttttagagAAAGAGTGATTCTGTGATCAATTCTCCATATCTGGTTTAACTGATTACTGTGTGACTGACCTCCGACCTGTGTCGACCTCCCAGGCACTAGAAGCAGAGGACAAGCGGGTGAAGCACGTTGACGCAATAatgcaggtggaggagagaaagaggccgTACACCAGCTTACAGGAAGTGAAGGCACCCactgaggaggagatggaggccTTCCGCATGAAACGCTGCCGCGAAGATGATCCCATGGCTTCCTTCCTGGGACAGTGACCTGCTGACTCCCTTAACGTCTCCTCAAGGACTCGTGCCAGAGCTGCTGCtcggttaaaaaaaacaacaactcaactTTCATCTTGTGAACCTACAGCAGGAGACTTCTGTTTGGTTACGACCGTGACAGAAACCGTGTACAGTGTTTTGTTCATATCAATTTGAAAACTTGTTTTAGATGCGACAGGTCCAAAGACCATACGACAATGATGAtctatgcttttgtttttacttaaacAGTTTCATGTGAAAAGATAGTTTTCTTAGACCTGGGAGCCTCCCTCAGTCCCAGTGTAATTACTTTTAGGGGGAATGCATcgtttttataataaaaaatacagttttattcgTCTGGATACTTTGTCTTGGGAAGATTTTATGTTATGCACATGGATTATCATAATTGTCATTGTGGTCATTAATGATGGATAGGAAAGTATTTTTATGTCAAAGTAACTGAAATAGGACACTGGTAATATTTTTCTGACATATATCTAATAAATTCTCTCTTGCTGGGACTTTAGGAGTAGATGTTGTTAGCTGCAGTGGATCAATGTGTGCATtctatgctttttttctctgcttcatAAATGGCATAGGATGCAAATCTAGAAGTTAACTCATGTTCTCTCTTTTAATATTCAATACTCTTTTCCACCGTCCCAAAATTTAAATATCATTCCAACTCATATTCAGTCTTTCACAGATAAAGCTAAACACAAGAATACATTACAGTACTAAATGTACATGTTGATTATAAGCAGATTTATGTGATCAcatctcttttttgttgttgctgtctcATTGAAAACAGGCAACACATAACCTGTTATGTAATTTCCGTTCTCATGGTTCCAGTTAAAGGTGAATACTGTAGATCTCTAAACACAAGGCACTGCTTCATCCAGCAGCTGGAAAGTTTTATTGGTCTCTTGGTTCTGCAGCAcaggaataaacacaaacacatctggtAATAATCATTGGgcattttaaacaaaacctAAATGTCTTCACGCTACATACTTTTAATCATGTCTGTTATTAAACATACTATTTTCCCACAGTTTGATTTGTGAACGATTGATGTGTCACCACTTCAGCTGAGCACAACGGCTGCACTGACTTGAATTTAATGACATCATGGTTAAAGTATTTGTTGGCAGAGTAGGCCTATTTGCTAAACAGGGCGGATGTTATGGGCCGTGAGTCACTGGGCAGCACatttctctgcagctcttctCTTGAAGAATGCTATCTAGTCCGATTATTGTAAAATCATGTTTGTGCACTCTGGTGCAGACAAAGGAGTTGAATAGTGAAGAAAAAGGAGTTGAATAATGCCCATGGGTCCTAAATTCTCAATGGGTGagttctttctttgtgtttgtgaaatgtcTGATATAATCCCTTTGCAGAAACATGCTGTAAGCAGCattctttgatttaatttaacttgTGTATAATTGTATGTATCATATTTCTTATTAGGCACTGATTCATGGCATTAAACTGACTACACCATTAAGACAGTAACTGTTTTTTAATCGGATACTAGCTGTAGATAGCATGCATGTACTCTGGCACCACTCTCCATTTCAGTCTTTTTGgcagatttaatgtttttgtttaaatagtTCTGTTTGCATCTAACTCacaaactaaaacacatttgttgttgtaaacatttactttcttttgtCTTCTAATGACCATCACAGTGATCATCATGCTCCAGATGTTGGTGATGTTGTGTTCGCTGTCAGGTGTCCTCTCCCAAACAACAAATTCCTCGTCCAAGAAGGGACGTAACATCACCATCCACTCCTCCCAGCTGGTCTGCAGTCTGCCAGGTCCAGCGGGTCCTGCCGGAAGCCCCGGAGCGCCAGGATCACCAGGGACCATGGGCCCCATGGGGCCACCAGGGAAGGATGGCCCGGATgggaaggatggagagaaggCAAAAAAGGGAGATCGAGGTAGTTATCGATCGACTCTCTTCTGTTTTAATGCCAACCCCAATGTTCAACAGCTCAAATAAGATACTTCACACTGTCTTATCAACTTGatactttgtgtcttttaataattttattgaGAACTGCTTTGAACTGATGACATGTTTTAAAAGTCTGCTACAAAGATACATTACTTCTGTTTGGGCTTTTAGAGACACCAGCTGAAACAcattattaaatacaattaactttaattatGCGTTACATCTATGATTGGTGTAAacagtagtttaaaaaaaacaaaaaacataattgcttTTCCTAAATCTATCAAGTCTATCTGGATTTCTGTTATTGGAGTTTTAGAACCATTTGTTAAAAGGACGTCAAGTGTTCGACCTGTCTGGTGACCCCAAATATTAGTAACGTCACAATGAAGGAAACATACTAGGAAGTACAGCCACTGTTCAAACTAATAAATATGTCTCAAGATTTTTGGTTCTCAACAACAAATGTGAACTTtgtaaaaatgaagaagaaacaactAACTATCTATTTTATGAAAGTCAGTACACATTAGGATTCTGAAAAATAATTGAGCAGACTTTTTTTAAGCCTATCATCTAATTAAGTGGGAAGCCATGGATGTGATATAATActatcaaaacaaaaacctgaaaaTTCAGCATACTGtcaatttattaattttattgaGGAAATTTCACATCCATAAAGCAAAGTTGTCATGTTCTCGACCATCTTTTGAACCCTTCAAGATTGAATTTTAAAGGTACTATGAGTCTATCCAAATGATAGGAAATAGGAAATATATTCATACACGTTTGCTAGTGGAGAAGTAAATGTGATGTGTTGCCTACATACtctttcatgtttgtgtttctataatttatattattgtcattttatatatttttttgtttttattattattattattattattattatttaaagcttTATAACCACATGTCCTGATACAATGATGTGAATGTACAGTATGAATGGagttgtactttttttgttaacCATATATAAGTTTGATGCCTCATGTTCTCTTATCTATCATTTCACACATtgtaaattatgatttttattaCAATAGAGGCCGTTTTAATGTTTATGCAGGTTCCTTTTGGGgcaaatgaaatgtgaaataaacatcAGATTAGGGTGCTGTAACATCATAAGCATTCTGGCATCATTTGATCAGGTGATCCAGGGAGGACGGGGAACCCAGGTAAGCCAGGTGTGAAAGGGCGTGAAGGTGTCATCGGCAAGCATGGACCTCGAGGACTGAAGGGACCACGAGGAACACCTGGGTTAGCTGGAAAACGAGGACATAAAGGAGAGCTGGGTGACGTGGGCCTGAAAGGAGCTCCAGGGGTATGTAACTGTGGCAGTGTGGCCCGATCCGCCTTCTCTGTGGCCATTACAAAGAGCTACCCTAAAGAGCGACTGCCCATCCGCTTCAGCCGGATCCTGCTGAACGAGGGGGATCACTACAACGCCAGCAGTGGGAAGTTCGTCTGTGCTGTCCCCGGGGTCTACTATTTCAAATATGATATCACTCTGGCAAACAAGCACCTGGCCATTGGGCTGGTCCACAATGGACAGTACAAGATCAAGAC contains:
- the slu7 gene encoding pre-mRNA-splicing factor SLU7, translating into MAEESTVASEGIVGLDEPKKMTREDWRKKKELEEQRKLGNAPAEVDEEGKDINPHIPQYISSVPWYIDPSKRPTLKHQRPQDETEAPYSSVGEWYKRGVQENAVTTKFRKGACENCGAITHKKKDCLERPRRVGARFTGTSIAPDEHSQVQLDLDYDGKRDRWNGYNPEDHHRIVEEYAKVDLAKRTLKAQKLQDELASGKLDQEREHDSEDEDEDKYADDIDMPGQNFDSKRRITVRNLRIREDTAKYLRNLDPNSAYYDPKTRAMRENPYSNTGMNPDEVGYAGDNFARYSGATITMAQTQLFAWEAYERGSEVHLQADPTKLELLHRSFKVKKEDFKEKQRDGILEKYGGEEHLDAPPRELLLAQTEDYVEYSRHGAVLKGLEKAVARSKYEEDVIINNHNCIWGSFWKDGFWGYKCCHSMVKQSYCTGESGIGINNSDCVPFDEGLTEIQEEEQPKTLLEMHRDKMMKEKKKKKNKKNKNKKHGSDSSDSEDEEKKKEKLRKALEAEDKRVKHVDAIMQVEERKRPYTSLQEVKAPTEEEMEAFRMKRCREDDPMASFLGQ
- the c1qtnf2 gene encoding complement C1q tumor necrosis factor-related protein 2, translated to MPMGPKFSMVIIMLQMLVMLCSLSGVLSQTTNSSSKKGRNITIHSSQLVCSLPGPAGPAGSPGAPGSPGTMGPMGPPGKDGPDGKDGEKAKKGDRGDPGRTGNPGKPGVKGREGVIGKHGPRGLKGPRGTPGLAGKRGHKGELGDVGLKGAPGVCNCGSVARSAFSVAITKSYPKERLPIRFSRILLNEGDHYNASSGKFVCAVPGVYYFKYDITLANKHLAIGLVHNGQYKIKTFDANTGNHDVASGSTVLHLQQSDQVWLQIFYSEQNGLFFDPFWTDSTFTGFLIYADQDYLNEADRKANARDDG